The genomic segment AGTTCCACAACAATTCGTTGCACCATCCGCTCTGTGATTCCAACCGCGGTCGCGACATCCCGAAGTCTTTGATCGGGGGTTCGATAGAGGCACAAGAGAACGTGCGAATGATTCGTCAGAAAGGTCCATCCGAGGCTTTTGTGCGTTTCTTCGTCGCTGGATTTGATCGAGAGACTTCTGGTGGAACCGAGAGTTCTTACGTTCGATGCCATAAACTTGCCCCAATACATCGCAACGCAAGAACAGGATTACACGAAATACAATACGCACTTTCCGCAGGGCATCCTACCGTTGAGACCTGAAATAGGCGAGCGAAATCTCGTTGATCCGCCAATGGCCGCGAGACGGAGGTGCAAAGGGAAAAGGCGTCTCAGCCGTCGGCAAGTGTCTCCAGTGACGAAAAGCGAAGGGACGCACGGTGGTCTTGGGGCGGGCAATGGGCGATTGGCAAAGTGCCTGCCCCGATTCGATTGGCCCTGCACGTGTTCTTATCCTGCGCGCCGATCGATTGTCTTCGTGAAACGGAAATTGCTCTGAATCCGTGTTGATTCGTGGTCGTGTCGTTCTGTGATTGACCTTTCTGTGGGAAGAACGCGGCCCAAATAAAGCAACGCCGCACGGTCAAACCCTGCGGCGTTGCGTCAACAAGTCGTTGGCCCTACTCGAGTTTCAAAATTCTCCGACCGTGTTACCATCGGCGATCAGAGCCAGATTTGCCTGCAACTGGGCGTTAATGTTCTGACTAAGGAACCGTACTGAACCATCCGCCATAGCGATCTGCATTCCGCCCGTGTGTGTACTGCCGGGCCAGGACCAACTTGCCAGTTGGCCGGGGACCGCTGTGGATCTGCCGTAGACGGTTGTGTCCCAGTTATTGATCTTGCTGTAGGCGAACTCGATGCCCGCACCACCCACCCAGTCGAGGCAAGACCATGGTGG from the Schlesneria paludicola DSM 18645 genome contains:
- a CDS encoding helix-turn-helix transcriptional regulator, with amino-acid sequence MASNVRTLGSTRSLSIKSSDEETHKSLGWTFLTNHSHVLLCLYRTPDQRLRDVATAVGITERMVQRIVVELVEAGYLKVSKEGRRNRYVINSKLRLRHALGSHHTIGELLKAIS